A region of the Cannabis sativa cultivar Pink pepper isolate KNU-18-1 chromosome 3, ASM2916894v1, whole genome shotgun sequence genome:
tttacttttagttacaagtaaGATCTTTTGTAGTGATGGAGAGTGAATGTATATTGACAACGtacattttaatgaaatataatataaaagtatttttgattaacggatacaaaaaaaattgtctCCCTCAACTTATCCCCACAattgctttcaaaaaaaaaaaaaaacttatcccCACAATTATCCTCACCGAATAAAAGAAAACCTTCATTATATTGAAACGACATAAATGTCTCCAAACGACATTCATATATAGAATGAACAACTTTTACTAAGTTTACTTTGAGGATAAACGACACCAATATATATTCTACATATATAGAATCAACCTAATTGTAGATCCTTGAGTAAAAAAAATCCattgaaaaatatgaaaaaattaagtaaggttattcattttttttttaacctttttagtttttataaaGAATTTccataatttttctttaaaaaaaatgtcattttttaaaCTCATActttaaaaatcataaaaataaaaattccccAACAATCCTTACTCAAAAAAGAAAAGCTCATTTAACTTTATACGTTAATTTCTTCTCATATATAATAAATACCAAGACAAAGACATACAATAATaacaaatgtatatataattttaaacatcATATTGTATTGGCAAAACTCTTTTTTCTTATCCTTATAtatatgtaacgtccccgcttcaagcctccattgggcccttacacccacggaatgaatggctcttatacacgagtacgtcactctggctgcttcctggatcgatgactgaccctacagaccaacacgagtgtttccagcgtgctttgtcctcactcgcacgcttcctgggaaaacttcccaggaggtcacccatcctgaaattgctcccaagtcaagcacgcttaactgtggagttctttcgtgatgggctaccgaaaaacaagatgcaccttgttgacttaggtagtaccaatcaatccatttaagctctctccaactatgtagtctcatacctacacagtctcagaatcatcccacttgaccttccccaggcggtgtgggattgcacagcttacccggtgtttccccttacggatcacgggactactgactgtcacaatcacccccccttacggggtccgacgtccccgtcgaccacacttccggctgggtcaaggctctgataccatttgtaacgtccccgcttcaagcctccattgggcccttacacccacggaatgaatggctcttatacacgagtacgtcactctggctgcttcctggatcgatgactgaccctacagaccaacacgagtgtttccagcgtgctttgtcctcactcgcacgcttcctgggaaaacttcccaggaggtcacccatcctgaaattgctcccaagtcaagcacgcttaactgtggagttctttcgtgatgggctaccgaaaaacaagatgcaccttgttgacttaggtagtaccaatcaatccatttaagctctctccaactatgtagtctcatacctacacagtctcagaatcatcccacttgaccttccccaggcggtgtgggattgcacagcttacccggtgtttccccttacggatcacgggactactgactgtcacaatataGTACCCACAAGAGtaagaatataatttttttcttaatgtaaatattttgtaaaatagttatttatttttataattctctacaaatatatgttattaatttttgtagagaattataaagaaaatggtattttacaaaattataatGTATTAACGGTACAAGTAGAATTGTACAAGTGGGTTCGGTGGGCCTTCTCATTGGGCCTCCGAAGTATTAACAAACAATGGGCCTGGTGATGGTATTTTGGGTGAATAAGCCTTGGAATGACTTTAAAGGAAGAACTAAGCTTCATTCTAATCAACAATGGCATGCCATGGCTAGACTCCAACATGTCTTCCATGTCTCTTCCAGCCCCATACAATGGCTTGTTCTTTGTTCCAATGTACAATGGAAAACTTGTCCAACCAGTCTCCGCATACATCTTTGGGCCctgtttaataattataaattagggttagggtttcGTTTTCTGAAAGAACTGTTCGATCAATAATCAGACTGATTAGATGATTATAGGatcgtaaatattattttttttaaaaaaatgtatgtaaCAAAATTTGTGTTTTCGAATgagcttaattaattaattattacatgAGCTAACGCGAACGTGAGGCGCTCGAACGACATGTCGATCATTGGAGGATGAATATGGAGGCCAAAGAGTCTAGACTTGTTGTCTATGATGAGATTTAGGGAACAATTGCAAGTGAGGATCTTAGTTGTAACTCCTGAGCTATCCACTCCTTCACCAAGCCCAAACACTCCAACTCTTCCTATCtgcacaaataataataataataatttgcaTAAATTTTTAGAAGAGAATTACtcaatactattttttaattgttttttaaaGTTAACGGGTTGGATTGCTCCAGTGGTTTTTCAGTAatttctatgtgggttgctatacgGATTTTGATTACGATTTAGGTTTGCTCCGTAAGTTGTTATTTTCTGTGTAGAAttccataaaaatacaaaaaaaaaacctctttttttatatataaaaaaattagcatggttgaataattatttatttatttgtgaagtatatatataagagtTTAATATTAGTTACtaacaaaattacaaaactCAACATTAATTTTGGCATATTATATAACTTATTTATAGTGATTTCAAAACTTTTTGAAAGAAGCTTGTTTATATGTACCATTTGATTATAGACACAAAATAAGACATTTAAAGAGGATATCTTAATTaagttatatatttattataatttggtCCATGTTATTACATACTAAAAGTTATTCATGAACTGTTCTCATTATGCAGTTTATTTTGTCACTTTAGTCACTTATGTGATAACTTTGGAGCAATCTCAtgatacattaaaataataataataaagttatcgAACTAATCCTGCAACTCCACATAGTtaaaagagcattgctattaggcaccagtggtgcctagcactttCTCGAATTGTCACGTtgtgattggctagcgatattcCCTAAAatctattatattaaactatgtgggatccgatacttagttggaccaataacAATACTGACACATATATAGGAGGGTATTAAGCACCACAATTTAACATTTCTCTAGTTAAAATGGTCCTTATTATAGTGATGGATATTATTATACATTACAATAGTAACCACTTTTGAATAAAGTATTATGTTGTCATAATAAGCTTTTTCTTTTAGTGTAAGACTATAATCATCAgtaattattatatgtatatatagaaatgttatgtatacatataattatgagGTTGTGTGTGTAATAAGTACCTGAATAGAAAGCTTAGGTGGAGGTGGTCTTGAAGCAATATAGAAAACAAGCAAAGCAACACACAAACTAACCAAAAATCTCCAACTTATCTGAATACAAATCCAACAACTTGAATCTGAATCCCTATAAGAACAATACTTCTTCCACCACCCTCTTTTCTCACCATAATAATATTCGTAATCATCGTCTTCATCTTCACTCCCACAATGATGATCACCATTAAGAGTAGTATTACTGATGATGAGACGACGATTCTCATCAACACTATTACTATACTTCTGATGGTGATGATCGATGCTCGCAGCAGTTTCATGGCTGCGAGCATCATAAGAAATTTTTTTGTGGTGACCGTTGGATGAGGAAAAGTAGTCCTGATCAGCGGTGCTACTTAGGGTTGTGTTGTTGCGAAGGAGGCCGTCTGTTGCGCTGTTAGCGTGGGAGACGGTGGAAGGGCTTTGGACGTAGTATGCGCATGGATAGGACGATATTGTAGTAGTGGAGTGATGAAACCCTACTACTACTTCTTcatgatcatgatcatgatcTTGATcatgatggtgatgatgatcatGACCGTCCATTCTCTCCATGCATACAACCCAACAATGAGAGAAATATTAAGAAAGAAGAGAAGAGTGagaatttgattttattatGAAGAGAAAGAAATAGGACTTTGGAGGGTTTATATATGAATAATAAAGctatatatgtaaataaaaaaaataaaaaataaaagagtatagTGTCATTATTTGGTTTTGTTTTGTGGAGAGTGGGGTTgggaatatatattatttatgacTTCTCTTTTAGGTTATGGCCAATagcattatatatacatataatgaaATGTTAAGGGCACCAGTGATGTTTAGTACtctcctatgtgtcaatatcgctattgtccaactaagtatcgagtcccatataatttaatatagtaGCTTTTAGGAAGTATCACTAGCCAGTCGCAATACGACATGTcaagaaggtgctaggcaccactggtacctaatagcaatgctctatatattattgtaaattaatttataggtatatataattattgagccgatatacattatataaggtgaaaatatatagtatataagATCAAATATTGTACTAAATATCACTTATAGCTATGATAATAATTGGTAtgtcatttttgtttttactaAACATTCGATTACATTtgcaaacaaaaaaattaaacaaaattaatttttaggcTATTTAGAAATTTTTGTCTCGAATTATGATTTATGTTTTATtgtgcccctgaactttcaatttattaaaaatcaTCCTTGAACTATTCATAGTGCTTTAAATTAGTTTTTCTGACAAATTTCGTCACACGTGGTAAACAAAATGATAATATAACTAATTAGCCAGTTGTCACATCAGTATCATGTCAACACCAcatgtttaattaatttgaaaaaaaattgtttaatttaattttacgtAATTTTTCTaatcattattaatttattattagattaatattttttaaaaaaaaatgcatttttttttaatgttacgTGGTGATGTGGTAATTGGGTAAGCCGTCgtgtcattattttatttattacatGTGATCATTATACTTGACATTAGGATTAATTTACAATATTATAAATAGTTTAAAATTCATTTATAACGAGCTGAAAAGTTCGAAGTGACAATATGACGATCTATAAATTATAGGTATTTTGTCTGTTTTGAAACAATATTCAAAAGAATTATGATACCGCAAGAATAGAATTCAAAATAGTTAATTgcgtaaaaaaaattatgcatgTGTACAAATTGataaatgattaaattttatttagcatttgtaaattatttaaaataataataaatactataactataatatatatatcgatggttgtatataatttttcttgAGATATACACACGTAGTACTTCTTTTCTTTGTAGTAAAgattaaaataagatatatgATGATTATTATTCATATGATGTGTATgcgtgtgtatatatataagtacaTTATCCACaaaattgtattatatatatatacatatataggtGACCATGATTTCAACATTATGTTTTTAGACGAGCTACatgatcaatatatataaacatgttCATACggtatatatatagggatatgattttgttcgGTGATGTACTTTTACGGAATGTATTCTGTGGTATATTAGATTAGTCTCAGGGGtacgtttttactttttaactctaattacccctagatcaatctcagccgtcagatcaaataactctctCATCTGACTGCTGTCGTCCATCACAGATTACAATCCGTAAAAGCACAATAACAAGACAAAATCATATctctttatatacatatttgttcATCAATTTTGATCAAAAAAatccaataatatatattaataagaatCTTTTATTGTGcatatattctatatatatagatttcaaaacatgtaataaaaataaatatgttatgTATGAATATACCAAGGAGTTCATATGCATGCTATGTATAGTGCCCCCTAAATTTAGTGTATTACCGTAGATGATCTCATTTATTTGGGTATGCAGGttgtattaattatatatattgtaaaatcgtattttttttttagcattTTATAGACTGGTTGGAGATAATCTAAGAGCACTCACAATAGTTTttctaaaatagaaaaattttaaaaaatttaaagaatcaTACTAAAAACACGTTACAGTAAGTGCTCTGAACTCTttcattttaaagttttttaaaatttattatttatgctctatatttatagaatattattcattgctttataaatatattttattaattattttgggttttaataatttttttttttatatggggATATATgagtataataatattatatatttgaaatgagtaaaatataataaaaattttttaaaaaaatgaggtTTTGGTgatgtatattttaaagaaattgGTATATGATGTAAAGTAAAAGTCtactataaaatagagaaagtaTAATTTTAGTGATATATTTTAAAGATAAAGTAGAGAAACTGTTGGGATTGCTCTAAACATACTACATTCCTTTTAGAgtaatttgtggcataaataGTTAAGTTTCACTTccggttgtaaataaatacataagtttaatttttggcggtaataatacctaagttatatttttggaactctGTAGGTAACTGACCGTTAAATGTCAAGTCATTATCAAcgtgttattttcttattagtatatttaaactaattttttaaaaaataaataaaaaatttaataacttggatCAATTAAAAATTGTCACGTGATGatttacttaacacttaacagTCAGGTACCTACAGAAATTCTAGAATTATATAActtatgtattatatattaccgctaaaaattaaacttaaatatttatttataactgaaagttaaacttaagtatttatgtcgtAAATTActcttttattataaaaaactgTTATCTTTTGTGACaacattttagtcacaatatagtTTTTTGGTGACTAAATGTAACTTTTAGTCACAGCAAAATGTTATtggtgactaaaatatagtatttaaatacaagttgtcactattttagttttagttacaacaagtaatattgtgattaaaaatacatttagttataataaattgtaatttttgtgactaatctCTTTAACTAcagattttttagtcacaacataaaaatgatgatttataattagtcacaattttttcacttttaatcacaaattatgttgtaactaaaaataagattttttatagtatttatactattaatgtatatataaatatatttatataaaatactatatataCAAGCTATAGATAGGTAGATAATTAGATCCAAATGTAATATTCCTAGAATTATGGGAAAagctttcttttttgtttagtCCTTAATTTTTTGCTTTACACCGAATGTCTCTTTGTTTAACATCATAACAAAAGTAAGCACGCTTTGTCTAATAATTCCATTTGTTTCCCCATAAAACACAATATAAGATCTCatcaataatattaatatatatatataaatattatattatatatatatgacccACATCATCAACACTATGATCTCAACATCACATGTGTACTCTCTAtacttttttttctaattaattaacaaaacttTGTAAAAAGAAATTTGACTTAAGCCTAGCTTGGTGGTATCTCTATATTACTATTAGTTGACTaaattaaatgatataaatcttattatttaatttaattgttcAATTAGAAGATTTTCAGTGAAGTGttataaatataatgtatattattttttagctaGCTTATGCTTATAAATAACTCCAATAATAATACATAATGTGGTCTAATAAATTTATCACATAAGTTAaaagttttattaaatttagtacaaagaactaaaaataattttacaccataataaatattattttttttatttactattttaatgtaaaataacctttttatattttagctgtatatttaataagatttttatataatttcaatgaaaaaaattaatatttttgttaatttttttacactTTCCTATTAAGAAAAATACCCTATAATGCGTtgaaatacaattacaaaattcaaGTCAAATATAACATTAAATATTCATTTTCTTAGCCAAATTTAGTATGTAATTCGTTGAAGATGGTcttaatatactaattaattcatttattgattaattgaattttcactcaattaattaattaagatttagAAACTAACATAATTAATAAGAGCTTCTTGATCAAGTTGTGAGGTTCAAGAGCCTTTCTCTCCTtgcttttttcatttttaatgtttaaaaaataaataattctataactacatttataaaattataattattagggATATCTTTAAAtacaattcaaaaaattaaaaggtTGGCCTTGATACTCAATAATGTTAAGTGTTAAGATTTGTGGATACATAATGGAATGTCTTTAATTATACAATTAATACTTATAATGGGAGAAAAGAAGAAGTGTCataaaagaaagataaaaaaaactaataataggTATATATTAGCATTTAGCACTAAATTATTGTAAATAAATGGAatgaaattattataattaattaatattttgcttTCTTTTGAAGGGAAAACAATGGATTGAATTACAAGGATGGGCAATGTATTTATACATGATCTATATATTTGTGTACTCATGATGATTATGAATTGTAAAGGTAATAGTAGTGAATATAGTTATGATAATGGGATGAATAATGAATAtagtacacatatatataataatttgactTTTGCTTTTATATACCTAGACATTATGAATTGCACTTATATAAATACCCAAACATATATAATCATCACAAAAATATTCCCTTTGTTGCTCACTACACTATAGATctcatcatttatttattttatgatgatCTGATTTTTTTCATCACATGTTaaccaattaattaattaattagtcttgTGATCAGATGATCAACCttttgttaattaaattaattaagcaCATCCTTATTGCAAGTCCTTTTGCTAGAAATGGGCCAATACTATTTcatttaggtggcgtttggttggaggtaatgaaatggaatggaatggaaatgaaataattttcattcaattcctttgtttggttgcattttaaaatattggaatggcattccaatggaatgctctttccaccattttagtggaatggctattccattttaaaaggaaagaatgaCCATtctaatgtaacaagaaaaaaaatttaattaattttttatcaattttttttatgcattttaaattttattccattctattcctattctcattcccattctcattcctatttttatattttcattcctcccaaccaaacgtctccaataattatattagaaaTGATACATGGAATTATTTGTATAATTTGAgtgaattttcgtaacaaaAAAAGTTCTACAATGGTGGGGAACAAAATCCAAtctattatttcaaaaaaatagtatttcatCACTttgtaatgtatatatatagtatttggGTATACATATCATTATTCTTGTAAATAATTGGTGAacataaattattttcttattttgcaAAATAACTTATTTTTTTCGTTTCTAatagtaattttgtaataataattttagatTGGAATGAATATCTAGGAAGTCATTTCTTAAAGAATTAtggaaatgaaatgaaattattattatgcAAAAGGACTAAAAAAATGAGTATTTTTTCCGGATATCCTACCCATTATtcttaatactaaaaataaaaaaatttacactaaaaaattaaaaagaaaaattacaaaatacattaatacggaaaaaaatatatttttactctTTCagcaaaaataataaactattttttcGGTTGTTTAATAGTTATATTATAGTTGTCATGAGGTTGTTCTTTTGGTtgattttagttattttataatttatttataggtaTCGTAAGATTGATTTCTCGTtgttttcttactttttttttttaacaaggtgtatttttataattttaaaaatttagaaacaatatttttataaataaaaactttaagtcgaaaaattgtaaataaaacttaaaaaattatattttaaaaattctccttaATAATACTAGATAACACTCAATATTCTACCTTAAAATATACGTAATTAAATGTTTTCTTTATTGAAATATagttcaatatttttaatttatatatacataattgaATCAAATATAACAACTTACAAGAATAAAAATGTCAACCTTTTTAGTTATAGATAAATTTTCTAAATACATGCATATAGAATGaaataatatatggaaattttGACTTTTATGGATTTTAAGGTATGAGTtgtaaaaatagtttttttcaaaaaaaaaaaatatatttaaggggaaaatttagaaaaaagtttttttttaaaaaaaaaaggagaaaataGTATAAGGTAACTAGTTACCCTAAAGGTACTtgattttcccatatttttctaattttttctcataaattaactcttttaaaaaacaaaaccatATTTTATTAAGGAaagtatataaaatttataatttgctagtgttttaaattataaagatCACTTCATCCAACATTATAAAAATTGTAGGATATCTAGAGACAGTACAGATCATAACTGGGCTGGGTCTGAAACTGggcttgggcttgggcttatTCATGGGCTTTCTCTTAATACAATAAGTATATATTAAATGATTAGACATCCTAACAAAAAGTCGCTTTGGCCGAGTGGTTAAGGCGTGTGCCTGCTAAGTACATGGGGTTTCCCCGCGAGAGTTCGAATCTCTCAGGCGacgtttattttttatttattttatttttattaaccaattttttatttgaataaataaataaatatatatagttaaatATTTGAGTGATATAACTAACAAGTTGCTTGTTTTTTAAACTATCCCTATTGAAAGTGGACAACACTTGAGTTTTATAGCCAGTCAAAACTACAATTCTGTATTTATTAGACAAGAGATCAAAGAAAATGAACTTATTTTTGCTTCTTATTAAAGTAATTAATCTttacaataatataaaaaaatatatgaattgcATATATTACATCTTCGACCACTACTTGTAATAACAACTTCTTTCCTAgtgatattattattctttttttacacataaaaacaatatgCATGATCATTGATCACcaacaaatatttattaataaatcctTTATTTTCTCTCTATATGTATATCTCTAGTATACAACAActtctatacatatatatataatcacaattctCTCTTTCTCAAACATTGTCCAAATTTTGCCTGAAAACATACAacaaaagctctctctttttctctctttcactTGGTGATATTCTAAATTATCTATATGGACAACTTTAAAAGAAGACAATTTCAAAGAAAAtgggaaaagaagaaaaagggtttttttttttaatgtttttgtttgAATAGGAATAATGAATCAAAATTCCAAAAAGGGtattattggaaaaaaaaatggtatttttgacaaaagaaaagaagaaaggtAGGTTTTTTAATATTGGGGGGGGGTCCAATTTCCAAAATGCAATTTTAGACTTGGAAATCAAGGAAAGGGAAGGAAGAAATATCTTGGATCAAACCCTCAAAATCCCATTCTCCCATTTTGAAGTTTTCtccattaataatattattgttgTTAATATTACCATTTTGCCCTCCACCCAAGATCATAGTACCTTCTCCTTTAAAATTGTCTCCCATATTAAAACAAGTACTATTACTGCTACTACTATTATTACTAGTAGTAACCAATGAAGCCCCCATATTGTGATGATGAATTAGGTCATTAGGAACATCAAATAAGTACTTATTATGATCATGATCATCATAGTCCAAAACTCCATAATCTCCAAGAGTAGTACTATTAATAATatcatgatcatgatcatgatcatggctattattattattatagccAAATAAGCAATTGGGTATTATtgcattattatcattattgacTAATAATAAATCATGATCATGATCAAGATTAGGAGTGTGATGATGGTGATGCATGTAGAAATTAGATGATGATGGGGAAGATGAGTAGTCCAAGTGCATGGGAACCTGTTGTTGTTGCATCACAATGTTGTTGTTTGTGTTTATTAATGTTTGAGTATTAATAATATCTTGATCTGATGAATTGCTGTCGTTTGGGGAAGATGaggatgttgttgttgttgttgttgttgtggaagtagtgttgttgttgttgttgactCCCAATTTATTCAACTTTTTTTTGAGTGTTGAATTCCAAAAATTCTTTATTTCATTGTCTGTTCTTCCTGGTAAACGAGCAGCTATTTGTGACCAtctaaaaaaacaaacaaaaaagtaataataaataaataaacaaaaattaattaaggaattaattaatcatatgtgaaatatttaaattttaaattataatttcaaaACTTAGGATGGAATTTGGAAAGTAATTAACTTTATCCTTATTTAGTAGTATATATAATTACTAATAGGCTAATTAGGTACCATATTAtgtctttaaattttttttttccgttaaaaattttccttgaactattgagattgttagatttaaaaatatttttccaatttcattcaattttactaagtCTGTGATTTTTcgtgtactaaatcatgctccatagactttaatatctaccaaatcatgttgctcaaactttgacatatatCAAATCAAGTCCCTTGAATTTTCATCCATATTAGACTTTTCTTACTAAGATTAGAAGTCCTTAAagtcaacaatctcaatagttcacgGGAgattcactacaagaaatgtcacttttaccagcacaattcgctactgcgctggtaaaagtaatttttaccagcgcatttcgcaaactgtgctggtaaagaggtcaaagttttaccagcgtacatttgcagtggctaaaatctaacttttaccagcgcatttaaGCGTTGGGAAAAGTCttttttgccagcgcttttcattttatgctggcaaaagttctaataccaacattgatttgccaactcccttttgccaacacatcacaagtaaattctattttaccagcgcaataccaacttttgccagcacaaaaatgtgctagtaaaagtgatatttcttgtagtgatttTTAataaccttaaaagttcaaggagcataatttaatacatgttaaagttgagggaataaaaatcctaattaaccttactaataaaatagtaattataatttattttaaaatacaatgt
Encoded here:
- the LOC115709116 gene encoding transcription factor MYB83, coding for MEVPLQSVSHSNSYHTTNNTISLIFSYIHTFHIYIYTLLFSSVTIYIPLLYIYIIMIMKNYNNNNPDQVDHYNTNMLLNNNNNKMKNMKLRKGLWSPEEDEKLMRYMLRNGQGCWSDIARNAGLQRCGKSCRLRWINYLRPDLKRGAFSSHEQDLILHLHSILGNRWSQIAARLPGRTDNEIKNFWNSTLKKKLNKLGVNNNNNTTSTTTTTTTTSSSSPNDSNSSDQDIINTQTLINTNNNIVMQQQQVPMHLDYSSSPSSSNFYMHHHHHTPNLDHDHDLLLVNNDNNAIIPNCLFGYNNNNSHDHDHDHDIINSTTLGDYGVLDYDDHDHNKYLFDVPNDLIHHHNMGASLVTTSNNSSSSNSTCFNMGDNFKGEGTMILGGGQNGNINNNNIINGENFKMGEWDFEGLIQDISSFPFLDFQV
- the LOC115708776 gene encoding uncharacterized protein LOC115708776; its protein translation is MERMDGHDHHHHHDQDHDHDHEEVVVGFHHSTTTISSYPCAYYVQSPSTVSHANSATDGLLRNNTTLSSTADQDYFSSSNGHHKKISYDARSHETAASIDHHHQKYSNSVDENRRLIISNTTLNGDHHCGSEDEDDDYEYYYGEKRGWWKKYCSYRDSDSSCWICIQISWRFLVSLCVALLVFYIASRPPPPKLSIQIGRVGVFGLGEGVDSSGVTTKILTCNCSLNLIIDNKSRLFGLHIHPPMIDMSFERLTFALAHGPKMYAETGWTSFPLYIGTKNKPLYGAGRDMEDMLESSHGMPLLIRMKLSSSFKVIPRLIHPKYHHQAHCLLILRRPNEKAHRTHLYNSTCTVNTL